From the genome of Edaphobacter dinghuensis, one region includes:
- a CDS encoding outer membrane protein has translation MKKTILLLGALMLTAVAGYAQESRQDVSISASGIFAPEVHGNAIQKNTTTTLGLLASYRYMLTPRSALEVNYGYAQNTEKFIVSGKAQGGIHTLQSEYSAAYVYSLNFGNFNPFAEAGPGVMVYHPLLDNGTYQIDAKSNTEIGGIFGVGLAYEISPSFDIRAEYRGFVGKTPDFGLPGDIFKTNKYQLSSSPSIGIAYHF, from the coding sequence ATGAAGAAGACAATATTGTTGCTGGGCGCACTCATGCTGACAGCAGTTGCCGGTTACGCGCAGGAGAGCCGGCAGGACGTGAGCATAAGCGCTTCAGGAATATTTGCCCCCGAAGTGCACGGAAATGCCATACAGAAAAATACGACCACGACCCTGGGCCTGCTGGCCAGCTACCGCTATATGCTGACGCCGCGCAGCGCGCTCGAGGTGAACTACGGGTATGCGCAGAACACGGAAAAGTTCATCGTCTCGGGCAAGGCACAGGGAGGCATTCACACCCTTCAGTCGGAGTACAGTGCCGCCTATGTCTATAGCCTGAACTTCGGGAACTTCAATCCCTTCGCGGAAGCAGGCCCCGGCGTGATGGTCTACCATCCCCTGCTCGACAACGGAACTTACCAGATCGATGCCAAGTCGAATACCGAGATCGGCGGTATCTTTGGAGTTGGTCTGGCCTATGAGATCAGCCCCAGCTTCGATATCCGCGCCGAGTATCGCGGTTTCGTGGGCAAGACCCCGGACTTCGGTCTTCCCGGAGACATCTTCAAGACCAATAAGTACCAGCTCAGCTCGTCGCCTTCGATCGGTATTGCTTACCACTTCTAG
- a CDS encoding Spy/CpxP family protein refolding chaperone yields the protein MNLFHKPMMRAAVLALCTATLSTAPMMMAQDNTAPPPQQQDNMGPPPGGHGRGMRGERQVEMLTKRLNLTPDQVTQVKAIDADQMTQMKALHDDTSTPQADKRSKMMAIRQASQDKIRNVLTDEQKPKYDAMLAKMQSRRHNHDGGDAGAPPPPPPPQ from the coding sequence ATGAACCTGTTTCATAAACCGATGATGCGAGCGGCAGTGCTGGCGCTCTGTACCGCTACCCTGAGCACGGCGCCGATGATGATGGCGCAGGATAATACTGCACCTCCTCCGCAGCAGCAGGACAACATGGGGCCACCGCCGGGAGGCCACGGTCGTGGCATGCGCGGCGAGCGGCAGGTCGAGATGCTGACCAAGCGGCTGAACCTGACACCTGACCAGGTGACGCAGGTCAAGGCCATCGATGCCGATCAGATGACCCAGATGAAGGCGCTCCACGATGACACGAGCACTCCCCAGGCAGACAAGCGCAGCAAGATGATGGCGATTCGTCAGGCATCGCAGGATAAGATCCGCAACGTGCTGACCGACGAGCAGAAGCCGAAATATGACGCAATGCTGGCAAAGATGCAGTCGCGGCGTCATAACCATGATGGCGGCGATGCAGGCGCACCTCCTCCTCCGCCACCACCGCAATAA
- a CDS encoding LysR family transcriptional regulator, protein MDLVQMETFLAVAEERSFSRAAARLHRTQPAVSQAIAKLESELGEVLFERSSRDGTLTDAGEVLREYAAKLLNLRNEAGAALTELRSLHRGRLNLAANEYTCLYLLPLLDEFRRQNPRIKLAVQRSLASRISDEVLMHSVELGVLSFRPDDAQVKSMVVYRDELVFVVNPRHPLAQAGTVSIRQLGTQNFIAHNITSPQRQKVIQAFKRHKTVLHMGVELPSLEAIKRFVEMGNGVALVPGLTVRTELQSGSLVRVQIPELQIERKLRLVYRKQASLSHVALAFLKVVEAYAAAHGDPYCFLPERGM, encoded by the coding sequence ATGGATCTGGTGCAGATGGAGACATTTCTGGCGGTAGCGGAGGAGCGAAGCTTCTCGCGGGCCGCGGCACGGCTTCATCGCACTCAACCGGCGGTGAGCCAGGCGATTGCGAAGCTGGAAAGCGAGCTGGGGGAGGTGCTCTTCGAGCGTTCGTCGCGGGACGGCACCCTGACCGACGCAGGGGAGGTTTTGCGAGAGTATGCCGCTAAGTTATTGAATCTAAGGAATGAAGCGGGTGCGGCTTTGACCGAGCTGCGGTCGCTACATCGCGGGCGATTGAACCTGGCGGCGAATGAGTACACCTGCCTTTATCTGTTGCCGCTGCTCGATGAGTTCAGGCGACAGAATCCGAGGATCAAGCTGGCGGTGCAGCGGTCGCTGGCTAGTCGGATCTCGGATGAGGTGCTGATGCATTCGGTCGAGCTTGGTGTGCTGTCGTTTCGGCCGGACGACGCGCAGGTAAAGTCGATGGTGGTGTATCGCGACGAGTTGGTGTTTGTGGTGAACCCGCGGCATCCGCTGGCGCAGGCCGGAACGGTCTCGATTCGCCAGCTGGGGACGCAGAACTTTATCGCCCACAACATTACTTCGCCGCAGCGGCAGAAGGTGATTCAGGCATTTAAGCGGCACAAGACCGTTCTGCACATGGGGGTCGAGCTGCCTTCGCTGGAGGCGATTAAGCGGTTTGTGGAGATGGGGAATGGTGTCGCCCTGGTGCCGGGGCTGACCGTCCGAACCGAACTGCAGAGTGGTTCGCTGGTGCGGGTGCAGATTCCAGAATTGCAGATCGAGCGCAAGTTACGGTTGGTCTATCGAAAACAGGCCAGTCTGTCCCATGTGGCGCTGGCTTTTTTGAAGGTGGTGGAGGCCTATGCGGCGGCGCATGGAGATCCTTACTGCTTTCTGCCGGAGCGGGGAATGTAG
- a CDS encoding 2-isopropylmalate synthase translates to MVDPNKIVFFDTTLRDGEQSPGCTMHHEEKLRMAHQLVSLGVDILEAGFAIASEGDFNAVQAIAREVKGTRIASLARCKREDIEAAGRAIAPAPSNRIHLFLASSDLHLEYKLRISREQALDQAAEAVRLALTFTEDVEFSTEDGTRTDHEFLLKMITVAVQAGATTINIPDTVGYTTPEEYANIFRMVKARVPGIENVVLSTHCHDDLGMAVANSLAGVEGGARQVECTINGIGERAGNAALEEIAAALMVRHDRFPYTNNIRMEQLYPTSQMLAQCISFGAAPNKAIVGANAFAHESGIHQHGMLANPLTYEIMTPASVGVANTNLVLGKHSGRRALSERFEKLGHPLTREQLDDVYHRFTELADRKKSIYDQDLLGLLQPDKAAVVIH, encoded by the coding sequence ATGGTTGACCCAAACAAAATCGTCTTCTTTGATACCACCCTCCGCGACGGCGAACAGTCCCCTGGCTGCACCATGCATCACGAAGAAAAGCTGCGCATGGCGCATCAGCTGGTGAGCCTCGGCGTCGATATCCTCGAAGCCGGATTTGCCATCGCCTCTGAGGGCGACTTCAACGCCGTTCAGGCCATCGCCCGCGAGGTCAAAGGCACACGCATCGCCTCGCTCGCCCGCTGTAAGCGCGAGGACATCGAAGCCGCAGGCCGCGCCATCGCGCCAGCGCCCAGTAACCGCATCCACCTCTTCCTCGCTTCGTCCGATCTGCACCTCGAATACAAGCTCCGCATCTCGCGCGAACAAGCGCTCGATCAGGCCGCCGAAGCCGTTCGGCTCGCCCTCACCTTCACCGAAGACGTCGAGTTCTCGACCGAAGACGGAACCCGTACCGATCACGAGTTTCTGCTCAAGATGATCACCGTCGCCGTGCAGGCCGGTGCCACCACCATCAATATTCCCGACACCGTCGGCTACACCACGCCAGAGGAGTACGCCAACATCTTCCGCATGGTCAAAGCGCGCGTTCCCGGCATCGAGAACGTCGTTCTCTCCACCCATTGCCACGACGACCTCGGCATGGCAGTGGCAAACTCACTGGCCGGAGTCGAAGGCGGAGCGCGTCAGGTGGAGTGCACGATCAACGGCATCGGCGAGCGCGCCGGAAATGCCGCTCTCGAAGAGATCGCCGCCGCGCTGATGGTGCGCCACGACCGCTTCCCCTATACCAACAACATCAGGATGGAACAGCTTTATCCCACCAGCCAGATGCTCGCTCAGTGCATCAGCTTCGGTGCCGCGCCCAACAAGGCCATCGTTGGAGCCAACGCCTTCGCGCACGAGTCCGGCATCCACCAGCACGGCATGCTGGCCAATCCGCTGACCTACGAGATCATGACGCCCGCGTCTGTCGGCGTAGCCAATACCAACCTCGTTCTCGGCAAGCACAGCGGCCGCCGCGCTCTCTCCGAGCGCTTTGAAAAGCTTGGCCATCCGCTCACTCGCGAACAACTCGACGATGTTTATCACCGCTTTACCGAGCTGGCCGACCGCAAAAAATCTATCTACGATCAGGACCTCCTCGGCCTCCTGCAACCAGACAAAGCCGCGGTCGTCATCCACTAG
- the leuB gene encoding 3-isopropylmalate dehydrogenase, which yields MRLKIAVLAGDGIGPEVTREATNILRAVAELGGHDFTFVEGLIGGIAITETGSPLPKATLDAALDSDAVLLGAVGDNKFNSLTPDKRPEAGLLQIRQALGGFANLRPSTAYKALSASSPLRPEVTENVDILFVRELLGGLYFGAPRSWNKETNEAINTMRYTRDEVVRVARIAFELASKRRKKVTSVDKANVLEVSQLWRATVTEVAKDYPDVTLEHQLVDSMAMHIMNIPRNFDVVLTENLFGDILSDEAGVITGSLGMLPSATIGGAVNLFEPVHGSAPDIAGTGKANPLGAILTAAMILRHSANLEQDARAVEQAVHKVLDEGYRTADIARGGESITTQEMGKRVHQALAESINRRQSMHAV from the coding sequence ATGCGCCTCAAAATTGCAGTCCTGGCCGGCGACGGCATCGGCCCCGAAGTCACTCGCGAAGCAACCAACATTCTGCGCGCTGTTGCCGAGCTTGGCGGCCACGACTTCACCTTCGTCGAAGGCCTGATCGGTGGAATCGCTATCACCGAGACCGGATCGCCGCTTCCCAAAGCTACACTCGACGCTGCGCTGGACTCTGACGCCGTATTGCTCGGTGCCGTAGGCGACAACAAATTTAATTCGCTCACTCCCGACAAGCGCCCCGAGGCCGGTCTTCTGCAGATCCGACAGGCCCTCGGCGGCTTCGCCAACCTGCGCCCTTCCACCGCCTACAAAGCGCTCAGCGCCAGCTCTCCGCTGCGCCCCGAGGTTACCGAGAACGTTGACATCCTCTTCGTCCGCGAGCTGCTCGGCGGCCTCTACTTCGGCGCACCGCGCTCCTGGAACAAGGAGACGAACGAGGCCATCAACACCATGCGCTATACCCGCGACGAGGTCGTCCGCGTGGCTCGCATCGCCTTCGAGCTTGCCAGCAAGCGTCGCAAGAAGGTCACCTCGGTCGATAAGGCAAATGTTCTCGAAGTCTCGCAACTCTGGCGCGCGACTGTTACCGAGGTGGCGAAGGATTATCCGGATGTCACTCTCGAGCATCAGCTCGTCGACTCGATGGCGATGCACATCATGAACATTCCCCGTAACTTTGACGTTGTGCTCACCGAAAATCTCTTCGGCGACATTCTCTCCGACGAGGCAGGCGTCATCACCGGATCGCTCGGCATGCTGCCCTCGGCCACCATCGGCGGCGCAGTCAATCTCTTCGAGCCCGTGCATGGCAGCGCACCTGACATCGCTGGAACCGGCAAGGCGAATCCGCTCGGCGCAATTTTGACCGCAGCTATGATTCTTCGCCACTCCGCAAATCTTGAGCAGGACGCTCGCGCCGTGGAGCAGGCCGTACACAAGGTTCTCGACGAAGGCTACCGTACCGCAGATATCGCTCGCGGCGGAGAATCCATCACCACGCAGGAGATGGGCAAGCGAGTTCATCAGGCTCTGGCAGAGTCCATCAATCGCCGCCAGTCCATGCACGCCGTCTAG
- the leuC gene encoding 3-isopropylmalate dehydratase large subunit, whose amino-acid sequence MTTTPKTLFEKVWQQHLVVEPQGEPSILYIDLHLVHEVTSPQAFDGLRMAGRKLRRPDRTIATVDHNVPTTSAYDRLHIVDQISATQVNALRKNCAEFGIEFFDVQDASQGIVHMIGPELGATKPGMTIVCGDSHTSTHGAFGALAFGIGTSEVEHVMATQTLPQSKPKTFRITVDGELPFGVTAKDIILDIIGKIGTDGATGYAVEYAGSAIRALSMEGRMTICNMSIEAGARAGMIAPDETTFAYLKGRRFSPTGAAWDEAVAHWRTLPTDEGAKFDREMHIDAATLAPAVTWGTSPGMTTTINANVPTLDEAVTEADRKSFERAYEYMALKPGTPMEEIAIDTVFLGSCTNGRIEDLRAAAAVVKGHHIATRVRAMVVPGSQAVKRQAEEEGLDSIFKTAGFEWREPGCSMCLGMNPDILQPGERCASTSNRNFEGRQGRGGRTHLVSPEMAAAAAITGHFTDIRKWKQSEGGSR is encoded by the coding sequence ATGACCACGACACCCAAAACATTATTCGAAAAAGTCTGGCAGCAACATCTTGTCGTCGAGCCCCAGGGCGAGCCTTCCATCCTCTATATCGACCTGCATCTTGTCCACGAGGTCACGTCGCCCCAGGCCTTCGACGGCTTGCGCATGGCTGGCCGCAAGCTGCGCCGTCCCGACCGCACCATCGCAACGGTAGACCACAACGTTCCCACCACCAGCGCCTACGACCGTCTCCACATCGTCGACCAGATCTCGGCCACGCAGGTCAACGCGCTGCGCAAAAACTGCGCCGAGTTCGGCATCGAGTTCTTCGACGTGCAGGATGCCTCGCAGGGCATCGTCCACATGATCGGGCCTGAGCTGGGAGCAACCAAGCCCGGTATGACCATCGTCTGCGGCGACTCGCATACGTCGACCCACGGAGCCTTCGGCGCGCTAGCTTTTGGAATCGGCACCAGCGAGGTCGAGCACGTCATGGCCACGCAGACGCTGCCGCAGTCCAAGCCCAAGACCTTCCGCATCACCGTCGACGGCGAGCTTCCCTTCGGTGTCACTGCCAAGGACATCATCCTCGATATCATCGGCAAGATCGGCACCGACGGAGCCACCGGCTACGCGGTCGAGTATGCCGGTTCGGCCATTCGCGCGCTCTCCATGGAAGGCCGCATGACCATCTGCAACATGAGCATCGAGGCCGGCGCCCGCGCAGGCATGATCGCTCCCGATGAGACGACCTTCGCTTACCTCAAGGGCCGCCGCTTCTCTCCCACCGGCGCGGCATGGGACGAGGCCGTCGCGCACTGGCGCACGCTTCCCACCGACGAAGGCGCGAAGTTCGATCGCGAAATGCATATCGACGCGGCAACTCTGGCTCCCGCCGTCACCTGGGGCACGTCGCCCGGCATGACCACCACCATTAACGCCAACGTTCCTACGCTCGACGAAGCCGTAACTGAAGCCGACCGCAAGTCCTTCGAGCGCGCATACGAATATATGGCGCTCAAGCCCGGCACACCGATGGAAGAGATCGCCATCGACACCGTCTTCCTCGGCTCCTGCACCAACGGCCGCATCGAAGACCTTCGCGCCGCAGCCGCCGTCGTCAAAGGCCATCACATCGCCACGCGTGTTCGCGCAATGGTCGTCCCCGGCTCGCAGGCGGTCAAACGCCAAGCTGAAGAAGAAGGTCTCGACTCCATCTTCAAGACCGCAGGCTTCGAGTGGCGCGAGCCCGGCTGCAGCATGTGCCTCGGCATGAACCCCGACATTCTTCAACCCGGCGAACGTTGCGCCTCAACCTCGAACCGCAACTTCGAAGGCCGCCAGGGCCGCGGTGGCCGCACTCACCTCGTCAGCCCCGAGATGGCAGCCGCAGCCGCCATCACCGGCCACTTCACCGACATTCGCAAGTGGAAGCAGAGCGAAGGAGGCTCACGCTAA